From the Maioricimonas rarisocia genome, one window contains:
- the wecC gene encoding UDP-N-acetyl-D-mannosamine dehydrogenase, with protein MTHLVQGPGGFSPAGQPPRRKICVVGLGYIGLPTAAILADRGYEVVGVDVRPDVVATINAGRIHVVEPHLDTLVEQVVREGKLRAETSPCEADVFFLCVPTPITEDHRADLSYVEAASESIKPYVRAGNLIILESTSPPKTTEDVVIPHAVPEHLAIGEDVYVAHCPERVLPGRILIEAVENDRIVGGMTPACTQQVLDFYRTFVRGNIHATSAITAEATKLVENAFRDVNIAFANELSILAGKLGADPFEIIELANHHPRVNILTPGPGVGGHCISVDPWFLVEAAPEVTPLIRTARNVNDSKPHFVIEQVRAAAASVEKPVIGCLGLAYKSDVDDLRESPSLEIVRDLAGAGLGELRVCEPYVTAEQFKEFPLSSVEETIAESNILVLLTDHSPFRELSADDLAGKHLIDTRGIWRKVMAEGPAVRPSLPIDPGCDNVIRRAA; from the coding sequence ATGACTCACCTGGTTCAGGGGCCCGGAGGGTTCTCCCCGGCGGGCCAGCCTCCCCGGCGTAAAATCTGTGTCGTCGGGCTCGGATACATCGGCCTTCCGACGGCTGCGATTCTGGCGGACCGTGGTTACGAGGTCGTAGGCGTTGACGTTCGACCGGATGTCGTCGCGACGATCAACGCCGGTCGCATCCACGTCGTCGAACCGCATCTCGACACACTCGTCGAGCAGGTCGTTCGCGAAGGAAAGCTGCGGGCCGAGACGTCGCCGTGCGAAGCGGATGTCTTCTTCCTGTGCGTGCCGACGCCGATTACCGAAGATCATCGTGCCGATCTGTCGTATGTCGAGGCAGCCAGCGAATCGATCAAGCCGTACGTCCGTGCCGGCAATCTGATCATCCTCGAATCGACCAGCCCGCCGAAGACGACCGAAGACGTCGTGATTCCCCACGCGGTGCCGGAACACCTGGCGATCGGCGAGGATGTCTACGTCGCACATTGTCCCGAACGTGTGCTGCCTGGCCGGATCCTCATCGAAGCGGTCGAGAACGATCGCATCGTCGGGGGAATGACGCCTGCCTGTACGCAGCAGGTGCTGGACTTCTACCGGACCTTTGTGCGTGGCAACATTCACGCGACGTCGGCAATTACGGCCGAAGCGACGAAGCTGGTGGAGAACGCGTTCCGCGACGTGAACATCGCGTTCGCCAACGAGCTGTCGATTCTGGCGGGCAAGCTGGGCGCCGATCCGTTCGAGATCATCGAACTGGCCAACCACCATCCGCGTGTGAACATTCTCACCCCCGGTCCGGGTGTCGGCGGCCACTGCATCAGTGTCGATCCGTGGTTCCTGGTCGAAGCGGCTCCGGAGGTGACTCCGCTGATCCGCACGGCTCGGAACGTCAACGACTCAAAGCCGCATTTCGTGATCGAACAGGTGCGGGCGGCAGCCGCGTCGGTCGAGAAGCCAGTCATCGGCTGTCTCGGACTGGCCTACAAGTCGGACGTGGATGACCTTCGCGAGAGTCCGAGCCTCGAGATCGTTCGCGATCTGGCCGGTGCGGGCCTGGGCGAATTGCGGGTCTGTGAGCCGTATGTGACGGCCGAGCAGTTCAAGGAGTTTCCGCTCTCGTCGGTCGAAGAGACGATCGCCGAGTCGAACATTCTCGTCCTGCTGACCGATCACAGCCCGTTCCGTGAGCTTTCCGCAGATGATCTGGCTGGAAAACACCTGATCGATACCCGCGGGATCTGGCGGAAGGTAATGGCAGAGGGACCGGCTGTTCGTCCGTCTCTGCCGATCGACCCGGGTTGCGACAACGTCATTCGACGGGCCGCCTGA
- the asnB gene encoding asparagine synthase (glutamine-hydrolyzing): protein MCGIVGVVEQNGSTGTITPASLKRMRDTMVHRGPDGASMWISDDQTVGLAHRRLSIIDLSESAAQPMSTSDGSLWITFNGEIYNHAEIRRELVQLGHHSWKTDHSDTEVLLRAFQQWGIDCVERLRGMFAFAVWDTRQQELWLVRDRIGIKPLYYTEHNNRFAFASEIKALLADPQQPRKINEEGLFYYLSYLTTPAPHTLFDGINKLPPGTWMKVNRNGERRVHRYWDVWDHTESTAGASEADIADRLLHELRDAVDLRSVSDVPVGVFLSGGIDSSTNAALFKETADPQTGVVKTFSVGYQGEFSRYRNETEYARQVADGIGAQHHEILLKQEDLLNFLPEMIHLQDEPIGDPVCVPVHYLARLARDNGVTVCQVGEGSDELFWGYEAWRKSLRLQQLLSRSHVPKSVMRMMLAAWRMIPGQDPGHRGDLLSRYAAGTPIFWGSINAFPHEQKMRLFSPELRRRLGGLTAWGPLQPMRERFESSAWERSHLHWMSYVDLNLRLPELLLMRVDKMTMGASLEARVPFLDHKFVEYAMGISQDMKTRDGVLKHILKKAVRGVIPDSIIDRRKQGFGVPVHDWLMDTLGTVARERIDRFCNETGLFDPAAIAELYNARDCQQLWFLLNLAMWWEHHFAEADAPNSDLRLVA from the coding sequence ATGTGCGGCATCGTCGGCGTCGTCGAACAGAACGGTTCCACCGGCACGATCACGCCGGCGTCTCTGAAGCGGATGCGGGACACGATGGTGCACCGCGGTCCCGACGGCGCCAGCATGTGGATCTCCGACGACCAGACGGTCGGGCTGGCACACCGACGGCTGTCGATCATCGATCTGAGCGAATCCGCCGCGCAGCCGATGTCCACATCGGACGGTTCGCTCTGGATCACCTTCAACGGCGAGATCTACAACCACGCCGAGATCCGCAGGGAACTGGTGCAGCTCGGGCATCATTCCTGGAAGACCGATCATTCCGACACCGAGGTTCTCCTGCGTGCCTTCCAGCAGTGGGGAATCGATTGCGTCGAGCGGTTGCGGGGCATGTTTGCGTTCGCAGTGTGGGACACACGTCAGCAGGAACTGTGGCTGGTCCGCGACCGGATCGGCATCAAGCCGCTGTACTACACCGAGCACAACAACCGCTTCGCGTTTGCCTCCGAGATCAAAGCACTGCTTGCCGACCCGCAGCAGCCGCGGAAGATCAACGAGGAGGGGCTGTTCTACTACCTCTCGTACCTGACGACGCCCGCACCGCATACGCTGTTCGACGGCATCAACAAGCTGCCGCCGGGCACGTGGATGAAGGTGAATCGCAACGGCGAGCGGCGAGTCCATCGCTACTGGGACGTGTGGGATCACACCGAATCTACAGCGGGAGCGAGCGAGGCGGACATCGCCGACCGTCTGCTGCACGAACTGCGCGATGCCGTCGATCTGCGATCCGTGAGTGACGTGCCGGTCGGCGTGTTTCTCTCCGGCGGGATCGACTCGAGTACGAATGCCGCGCTGTTCAAGGAAACCGCCGATCCGCAGACCGGTGTGGTGAAGACGTTCTCGGTCGGGTACCAGGGCGAGTTTTCCCGCTACCGCAACGAGACCGAATATGCCCGACAGGTTGCCGACGGAATCGGCGCACAGCATCACGAAATCCTGCTCAAGCAGGAGGACCTGCTGAACTTCCTGCCGGAGATGATCCATCTGCAGGACGAGCCGATCGGTGATCCGGTCTGCGTGCCGGTGCACTACCTGGCCAGGCTGGCCCGGGACAATGGCGTGACTGTCTGTCAGGTGGGCGAAGGCTCGGACGAACTGTTCTGGGGCTACGAGGCGTGGCGGAAGAGTCTGCGTCTGCAGCAGCTCCTCTCGCGGTCGCACGTCCCGAAGTCCGTGATGCGGATGATGCTCGCCGCCTGGCGGATGATTCCCGGACAGGACCCGGGGCACCGGGGCGATCTGTTGTCGCGGTACGCCGCCGGCACGCCGATCTTCTGGGGCAGCATCAATGCCTTTCCGCACGAACAGAAGATGCGACTGTTCTCGCCGGAGCTGCGACGTCGGCTCGGTGGCCTGACTGCCTGGGGACCGCTCCAGCCGATGCGGGAACGGTTTGAATCCTCGGCGTGGGAGCGTTCGCATCTGCACTGGATGAGCTACGTCGATCTGAACCTGCGGCTGCCGGAACTGCTGCTGATGCGGGTCGACAAGATGACGATGGGAGCCAGTCTCGAGGCCCGCGTCCCGTTTCTCGACCACAAGTTTGTCGAGTACGCAATGGGCATTTCACAGGACATGAAGACCCGCGATGGCGTACTCAAGCACATCCTCAAGAAGGCGGTGCGTGGCGTCATCCCCGATTCGATCATCGACCGCCGCAAACAGGGCTTCGGCGTTCCCGTTCACGACTGGCTGATGGATACGCTGGGGACGGTTGCCCGCGAGCGGATCGACCGTTTCTGCAACGAGACCGGCCTGTTTGATCCGGCCGCGATCGCCGAGTTGTACAACGCCCGCGACTGCCAACAGCTGTGGTTCCTGCTGAATCTCGCCATGTGGTGGGAACACCACTTTGCCGAGGCCGATGCCCCCAATTCCGACCTGCGTCTGGTCGCCTGA
- a CDS encoding heparinase II/III family protein, which translates to MSRNPKNTIETKSSGTAPLLQRVWRRLKREVQHARERSRCQRRTTYPTDWNGRLLPGTLVPDAARSPDGVDRDQIISLAELYCGHRFDLLGSGWRSVGYKAGADDALAIDADGAWLAGRINRSNLAESQRIWRQVSPDYEPIDWQRDIKSGFRWSESMWQGDCPMGYVPGRDVKVPWELGRCQHFVTLAQAFALTCHVGYAEEFRNQVLDFLATNPPGYGVQWRCSMDVGIRIANWLTAWDMFRAFGHSFDAEFETLLARGAYAHAQHIVEHLEWTPETRGNHYLANVTGLLYATSCLSPSPEVDAWLAFAAAQFLSETDRQFLEDGGHFEASTSYHRLCSEMVVFGTAVLCSLSEEKRQSLVEVRRKLLPNGPAATVHPATDTASAEAIGETPVPASHFETIRRMIRFCEVVTKPDGRLHQIGDNDSGRFLKLDVAMTPMTVAEARERFENLSGFDELADDETYWWDDSLASGPLLGAGRALIEPEKPGSAFSWGAEFVRALLQRNEATSPIRCDSDRVQLEASSSRIRDHLERLAADSQLESVTGCIDLGSEVFASAPTLTRFPNFGLYVWRSPRLYFAVRCGQLSAGNTGGHAHCDQLAIEVQFEGRDILADPGSFLYTPDPEQRNRYRSVAVHTAPRAADGREPANLSSGLFRMLDTMEAECLYAGPDGFVGRHRGYGEWVYRVVELAGDRVLISDFGAPHLGLQPPPELHIDALPASLVLFSPGYGLQERGTARHDRISPSCRRRMQGRIVDAA; encoded by the coding sequence ATGTCCCGGAATCCCAAGAACACCATTGAAACGAAGTCCTCAGGCACCGCACCGCTGCTTCAGCGGGTATGGCGGCGACTGAAGCGGGAAGTGCAGCACGCACGTGAGCGGTCTCGCTGTCAGCGGCGAACGACGTACCCGACGGACTGGAATGGTCGTCTGCTTCCCGGCACGCTCGTTCCGGATGCGGCACGAAGTCCGGACGGTGTCGATCGAGATCAGATTATCTCTCTCGCGGAACTGTACTGCGGGCATCGGTTCGATCTGCTCGGCTCGGGATGGCGGTCGGTCGGCTACAAGGCCGGGGCGGATGATGCTTTGGCGATCGATGCCGACGGTGCCTGGCTTGCCGGACGAATCAACCGGTCCAACCTCGCCGAATCGCAGCGAATCTGGCGACAGGTTTCTCCCGACTACGAGCCGATCGACTGGCAGCGGGACATCAAATCGGGCTTCCGCTGGAGCGAATCCATGTGGCAGGGGGACTGCCCGATGGGGTACGTGCCCGGCCGGGATGTGAAAGTGCCGTGGGAGCTCGGCCGCTGCCAGCACTTCGTTACGCTTGCCCAGGCATTCGCCCTCACCTGTCACGTCGGGTATGCCGAGGAGTTCCGCAATCAGGTGCTCGACTTTCTCGCGACGAATCCGCCCGGCTACGGTGTCCAGTGGCGGTGTTCCATGGACGTCGGCATCCGGATCGCCAACTGGCTGACGGCGTGGGACATGTTCCGGGCGTTCGGACATTCATTCGACGCGGAATTCGAAACGCTGCTGGCCCGCGGTGCGTATGCCCACGCACAGCACATTGTCGAACATCTGGAGTGGACGCCGGAAACGCGGGGCAACCATTACCTGGCGAACGTAACCGGGCTGCTGTACGCCACGAGCTGCCTGAGTCCCTCCCCCGAAGTCGATGCCTGGCTGGCGTTCGCGGCGGCGCAGTTTCTTTCGGAAACCGACCGGCAGTTTCTGGAAGATGGCGGGCACTTCGAGGCCTCCACGAGCTACCACCGGCTGTGTTCGGAGATGGTTGTCTTCGGGACCGCCGTGCTGTGTTCCCTCTCTGAGGAGAAGCGGCAATCACTCGTCGAAGTCCGCCGGAAGCTGCTGCCGAACGGACCGGCTGCCACCGTGCACCCCGCAACGGACACGGCGAGTGCCGAGGCCATCGGAGAGACGCCCGTACCGGCGAGCCACTTCGAGACGATCCGGCGGATGATCCGTTTCTGCGAAGTGGTGACAAAGCCGGACGGCCGGTTGCATCAGATCGGCGACAACGACAGCGGTCGCTTCCTGAAGCTTGACGTCGCGATGACGCCGATGACCGTCGCCGAAGCCCGCGAGCGGTTCGAGAACCTGAGCGGCTTCGACGAACTGGCCGACGACGAGACCTACTGGTGGGACGATTCGCTGGCGTCCGGGCCATTGCTCGGAGCCGGACGGGCTCTGATCGAACCGGAGAAGCCCGGATCGGCTTTCAGCTGGGGAGCCGAGTTCGTCCGGGCATTGCTGCAGCGAAATGAAGCGACGTCCCCGATTCGGTGTGACTCCGACCGTGTACAGCTCGAAGCCAGCAGCAGTCGCATCCGTGATCATCTGGAGCGACTGGCAGCGGATTCGCAGCTTGAATCGGTCACCGGCTGCATCGATCTGGGGAGCGAGGTGTTCGCTTCGGCGCCCACGCTGACCCGGTTTCCTAACTTCGGATTGTACGTCTGGCGGAGTCCGCGGCTGTACTTCGCCGTTCGCTGCGGGCAGCTCTCAGCAGGGAATACTGGTGGGCACGCCCACTGCGACCAGCTCGCGATCGAAGTGCAGTTCGAGGGGCGGGATATACTCGCCGATCCGGGTTCGTTCCTGTACACCCCCGATCCCGAACAGCGAAACCGATACCGGAGTGTGGCCGTTCACACAGCGCCACGGGCTGCCGACGGTCGAGAGCCGGCGAATCTGTCGTCGGGGCTGTTCCGCATGCTCGACACGATGGAGGCGGAGTGTCTGTACGCGGGCCCGGACGGATTCGTGGGCCGGCATCGCGGCTATGGCGAGTGGGTCTACCGGGTGGTCGAACTCGCGGGAGACCGGGTGCTGATCTCGGACTTTGGAGCCCCGCATCTTGGGCTCCAGCCCCCGCCCGAACTCCATATTGACGCCCTCCCGGCATCACTGGTACTTTTCTCGCCCGGTTACGGACTCCAGGAGCGAGGGACCGCCCGGCACGACCGGATATCTCCGTCATGCAGGCGTCGGATGCAGGGGCGCATCGTTGACGCAGCGTGA
- the wecB gene encoding non-hydrolyzing UDP-N-acetylglucosamine 2-epimerase: MPGFPTNGNGVRTLLVVGTRPEAIKMAPVIQACAESSSGVDPVICFTGQHREMLAQVADYFGIEADYNLDLMRANQTLTSLTASCLTALDETVEKSRPDCVVAQGDTTTVLCASMVAFYRRLPFIHVEAGLRTHNLYSPWPEEFNRRVGGLTAQVHCAPTERSANNLRKEGVAESSIHVTGNTVIDALLWTVQRERQRDQQWIEKYSMVDGRRMVLITGHRRENFGPKFESVCTALRNLALEFPETVFLYPMHLNPNVREPVLRILGGLENVHLCEPAAYPEFVWLMDRATLIITDSGGVQEEAPSLGKPVLVTRDTTERPEAVDSGVVELVGTSTAQIVERAHMLLTDADEYARRQSPQNPYGDGQASGRIANLLATRAWEERETQRVAA; the protein is encoded by the coding sequence ATGCCAGGCTTCCCGACGAACGGAAACGGTGTGCGCACGCTGCTGGTTGTGGGCACGCGACCGGAAGCAATCAAAATGGCGCCGGTCATCCAGGCCTGTGCCGAGTCGAGCTCCGGCGTCGATCCGGTCATCTGCTTCACCGGTCAGCACCGGGAAATGCTGGCTCAGGTGGCGGACTACTTCGGCATCGAGGCGGATTACAACCTCGATCTGATGCGTGCGAACCAGACGCTCACCAGCCTGACCGCGTCCTGCCTGACGGCTCTGGACGAAACAGTCGAGAAATCACGGCCGGACTGCGTGGTCGCCCAGGGGGATACCACCACCGTCCTGTGTGCGTCGATGGTGGCGTTCTATCGGCGTCTGCCGTTCATTCACGTCGAAGCCGGTCTGCGGACGCACAATCTGTACTCGCCGTGGCCGGAAGAATTCAATCGCCGGGTCGGCGGCCTGACCGCCCAGGTGCACTGTGCACCGACCGAGCGTTCCGCCAACAATCTGCGGAAAGAAGGCGTTGCCGAGTCGTCGATTCACGTGACCGGCAACACGGTCATCGACGCATTGCTCTGGACCGTACAGCGGGAACGTCAGCGGGACCAGCAGTGGATCGAGAAGTACAGCATGGTCGATGGTCGCCGGATGGTGCTCATTACCGGGCATCGCCGGGAGAATTTCGGTCCGAAGTTCGAGTCGGTCTGCACGGCCCTGAGGAACCTCGCCCTGGAGTTCCCGGAAACCGTCTTCCTGTATCCGATGCATCTGAACCCGAACGTGCGTGAACCGGTGCTGCGGATCCTCGGCGGACTGGAGAACGTTCACCTGTGTGAGCCAGCGGCGTACCCCGAATTCGTCTGGCTGATGGACCGGGCGACGCTGATCATCACCGACTCCGGCGGGGTGCAGGAGGAGGCGCCTTCACTCGGCAAGCCGGTGCTTGTGACCCGGGACACGACCGAGCGACCCGAAGCGGTCGACTCGGGCGTTGTGGAACTTGTGGGCACGTCGACCGCTCAGATCGTGGAGCGGGCCCACATGCTTCTGACGGACGCAGATGAGTACGCCCGGCGTCAGTCGCCGCAGAACCCCTACGGCGACGGGCAGGCATCGGGCCGCATTGCGAATCTGCTGGCGACGCGGGCCTGGGAAGAACGCGAAACGCAGCGAGTGGCTGCCTGA
- a CDS encoding FkbM family methyltransferase: MLHSILRTANRCNPTTRGKHRVISLARRLHAVPGDGVHTVNMGLRMHLRLDQFIDRTVYFFAYEPCLTRTLLRRLHRGATFVDVGANIGYYTLLAARTVGPQGRVFSFEPQPEVYRRLSSNVQLNELTNVKLFNCALADTKQTVTLCVPPQDVGFGHASLKEQGWESADRFEVEAHPLDDLLSDQTERVDVIKADAEGAEAAILRGARHTLTEHRPDLFVELNADAMASFGYKPIELIEYIVDCHEGYRFAQITGHRMREASLQEFRRNPELCSGDLLAYVP; the protein is encoded by the coding sequence ATGCTGCATTCGATTCTGAGAACTGCGAATCGCTGTAACCCGACGACGCGCGGCAAGCACCGCGTCATTTCGCTGGCCCGGCGGCTGCATGCCGTGCCCGGCGACGGGGTGCACACGGTGAACATGGGGCTTCGGATGCATCTGCGTCTGGACCAGTTCATCGATCGTACGGTTTACTTCTTCGCGTACGAGCCCTGCCTGACGCGGACGCTGCTCAGGCGCCTGCACCGCGGGGCGACGTTCGTCGATGTCGGTGCCAACATCGGCTACTACACGCTGCTGGCCGCCCGGACCGTCGGTCCGCAGGGACGCGTCTTCAGCTTCGAGCCGCAGCCGGAAGTCTACCGCCGGCTTTCCAGCAACGTGCAGCTGAACGAATTGACGAACGTGAAACTGTTCAACTGTGCTCTGGCGGATACGAAGCAGACCGTCACCCTGTGCGTTCCGCCGCAGGACGTCGGTTTCGGACATGCTTCGCTGAAAGAGCAGGGATGGGAAAGTGCTGACCGGTTTGAGGTCGAAGCCCATCCGCTCGACGATCTGCTGTCCGATCAGACGGAACGGGTTGACGTCATCAAGGCGGATGCCGAGGGAGCTGAAGCGGCGATCCTTCGCGGGGCCCGGCACACGCTGACCGAGCATCGTCCGGACCTGTTCGTCGAACTGAACGCCGACGCGATGGCGAGCTTCGGGTACAAGCCGATCGAACTGATCGAATACATCGTCGACTGCCACGAGGGGTACCGGTTTGCCCAGATCACCGGGCACCGCATGCGGGAAGCCTCGCTGCAGGAGTTCCGCCGCAATCCCGAGCTCTGCTCCGGCGACCTGCTGGCGTATGTTCCCTGA
- a CDS encoding lipopolysaccharide biosynthesis protein, giving the protein MRAILFVLGGEVLSKGIWALAQLILIRFMAPEQFSTHSLAVAWHTMVFAGCLQSLNQVYVIGHDELQLEERESDFLALQFAFAVGGIIAGFLLADGFQAVLLPWSLLVIVSAINECARTRLRRKLQFGRYSRVEVLKSMVFVVGLAIWALGMKREVTAAAVLWLHAAGVTASLLATGVRGLIETASQFPRQLFTLAREILGSKIRYALGYFMLLSVSTRMDLLCLQELSTTEQVAVYAAGYRLYGLLMMALTSVHVVLIPLLQKATKRDELMHVLRRHRQLMLAVTPMFAVLALTANWWFPLIDGGRYPQAVTVFQILTAAAAIGLAFSPYVGILLRLRDYRFLWWCAISMVVAQPLLYAAAIWRADAVGVACATTGVFACLNLGIYRRVHRLFDLREAEGTDAVLEESGTLRSAA; this is encoded by the coding sequence ATGCGTGCAATTCTCTTCGTTCTCGGCGGTGAGGTGCTGTCGAAGGGCATCTGGGCACTCGCACAGCTGATCCTGATCCGGTTCATGGCACCGGAGCAGTTCTCGACGCACAGCCTGGCGGTCGCGTGGCACACGATGGTCTTTGCAGGATGCCTGCAGAGTCTCAATCAGGTGTATGTGATCGGTCACGACGAACTGCAACTCGAAGAGCGGGAGTCCGACTTTCTCGCCCTTCAGTTTGCATTCGCCGTCGGCGGGATCATCGCCGGGTTTCTCCTGGCGGACGGATTCCAGGCGGTGCTGCTGCCGTGGAGCCTGCTTGTCATCGTGTCGGCTATCAACGAGTGTGCCCGCACACGGCTCAGGCGAAAGCTGCAGTTCGGCCGGTACTCGCGTGTCGAAGTCCTGAAGTCGATGGTCTTCGTCGTCGGACTGGCGATCTGGGCCCTTGGCATGAAACGTGAAGTGACCGCCGCCGCGGTGCTGTGGTTGCACGCGGCCGGTGTGACAGCAAGCCTGCTGGCAACCGGAGTGCGCGGGCTGATCGAAACGGCCTCGCAGTTTCCCCGGCAACTGTTCACTCTCGCCAGAGAGATTCTGGGCAGCAAAATCCGCTACGCGCTCGGCTACTTCATGCTGCTGTCGGTTTCGACGCGGATGGATCTGCTTTGTCTGCAGGAGCTGAGTACGACCGAACAGGTCGCCGTGTACGCCGCCGGCTACCGCCTGTACGGGCTGCTGATGATGGCCCTCACGTCGGTGCATGTCGTACTCATTCCACTGCTGCAGAAAGCGACAAAGCGTGACGAGCTGATGCACGTCCTGCGACGTCATCGACAACTGATGCTGGCGGTGACACCGATGTTCGCGGTCCTGGCACTGACGGCAAACTGGTGGTTCCCGCTGATTGATGGCGGTCGCTATCCACAGGCGGTGACGGTGTTCCAGATCCTGACGGCGGCCGCGGCGATCGGCCTCGCGTTCAGCCCGTATGTGGGCATACTGCTGCGACTGCGCGACTATCGGTTCCTGTGGTGGTGTGCCATCTCGATGGTTGTGGCCCAGCCGCTGCTGTACGCGGCGGCCATCTGGCGGGCCGATGCTGTCGGAGTCGCCTGCGCCACGACCGGAGTCTTCGCCTGCCTGAATCTGGGAATCTACCGCAGGGTGCACCGCCTGTTCGACCTCCGCGAGGCAGAAGGGACCGACGCAGTTCTGGAAGAGAGCGGCACACTCAGAAGTGCCGCGTAG